In Streptomyces nodosus, one DNA window encodes the following:
- a CDS encoding ATP-binding protein, protein MTTELTLLPHVSCRGREITAPRLRGLLALLAQELRTGCSTGRLVEGLWPDDLPERPGKAAQVLVSRLRAQLGAELIVSTPTGYRLALDEAQVDSSALLRYETGSAERARAGDHPGALAQAETGLALWDGVLGAGSGEDLRDPLVALRADRVRVLRSLARTRALALARVGRREEAVAPLAGLARELPRDEEVLAELLRCEAATSGRAAALTRYDAYRRALREELGTGPGPGLRALHQELLGADVPPARHGVPHEPNALLGRDADLAAVTGLLREVRVVTLVGPGGLGKTRLSHAVSRAAEQPVVHFVPLAGVTADEGVADEVASAVGAAEGRPFTAGPDVVGGIVAALGPGPALLVLDNCEQVVRGVAGLVQALVSRAKELRILTTSRAPLGLTSESLYALPELSPAVSAALFEQRARAARPGVELPADQVAEICRHLDGLPLAVELAAARVRVLSVGDISHRLRDRFALLRGGARDAPERHRTLRAVVEWSWNLLEPDGRAALRALSVFPGGFAEDAAEHLLGDRGDTLALLEQLADQSLIKVGEGPSGVRFHMLETLREFSAARRAEAGEEEPVTERFLSWARDFGRAHHDVLFSGDPLSSIVRIRAEQDNFVLALRYALARDDGPTVAALTAVLASLWATDTHYARLAALAAETGGPLSHFRPGPEDVEAVRSAAAVCTAGLFMGRGPHAVRQLVTLRRLPSAPPDTLLRGLAVVLCAVPETQPPRYTRLRELCDADQPMVAGVAACLASYVWESEHRTEQALECARRALDVLGPLGNPSMMLLVHGRISELCLQSERGAEAYRHLRAARDALEESGEWSDSIGVHWGLVFACLQRGEVDEAEYWLGLTALDRQPEYSRLFAPDLPARAEIALARGLTETGLGLWRRAVEQMREDSLPHAGDPFLDPWLLQLQAAALTAHAQHGRLEPVAGLAGQLRERLLGSERGPSGERAPAELPVYGTALLALGFAGLAGGDTAAVRLMALAERMQVLRDFPTLSSARCREAAEKADRAAYTDARSAYAALGREELWAAALRELNAGAHG, encoded by the coding sequence GTGACCACCGAGTTGACGCTGCTGCCTCACGTCTCCTGTCGCGGGCGGGAGATCACCGCACCACGGCTGCGCGGCCTGTTGGCGTTGCTCGCGCAGGAGCTGCGCACCGGCTGCAGCACCGGTCGGCTGGTGGAGGGGCTGTGGCCGGACGATCTGCCGGAGCGCCCGGGCAAGGCGGCACAGGTCCTGGTGTCCAGGCTCAGGGCGCAGCTCGGGGCGGAGCTGATCGTGAGCACGCCGACGGGGTACCGGCTGGCGCTGGACGAGGCGCAGGTCGACAGTTCCGCTCTGCTGCGGTACGAGACGGGGAGCGCCGAGCGGGCGAGGGCCGGGGACCACCCGGGTGCCCTGGCTCAGGCCGAGACGGGCCTGGCCCTCTGGGACGGGGTCCTGGGCGCCGGGTCCGGGGAGGATCTGCGCGATCCGCTGGTGGCGCTGCGCGCCGACCGGGTCCGGGTGCTCCGTTCGCTGGCCCGCACCCGGGCGCTGGCCCTGGCCCGGGTGGGACGGCGGGAGGAGGCGGTCGCCCCGCTGGCCGGGCTGGCCCGGGAGCTTCCGCGGGACGAGGAGGTGCTGGCGGAACTGCTGCGCTGCGAGGCCGCGACCTCGGGCCGCGCCGCGGCGCTCACCCGGTACGACGCCTATCGCCGGGCGCTGCGCGAGGAGTTGGGGACCGGTCCCGGCCCCGGGCTCAGGGCCCTGCACCAGGAACTGCTCGGCGCGGATGTGCCACCGGCCCGCCATGGGGTGCCTCATGAGCCGAACGCCCTGCTGGGGCGGGACGCCGACCTCGCCGCCGTGACCGGGCTGCTGCGCGAGGTCCGGGTGGTCACCCTGGTCGGTCCCGGCGGGCTCGGCAAGACCCGGCTGTCCCATGCGGTGAGCCGGGCGGCCGAGCAGCCGGTGGTTCACTTCGTCCCGCTGGCCGGTGTCACCGCCGACGAGGGCGTGGCCGACGAGGTGGCCTCGGCGGTCGGCGCCGCGGAAGGCCGGCCGTTCACCGCGGGCCCGGACGTGGTGGGCGGCATCGTCGCCGCGCTGGGCCCCGGCCCCGCGCTGCTGGTCCTCGACAACTGCGAGCAGGTGGTCCGGGGCGTGGCCGGACTCGTCCAGGCGCTGGTGTCGCGCGCGAAGGAGCTGCGGATCCTGACCACCAGCCGGGCTCCGCTGGGCCTGACCTCGGAGTCCCTGTACGCCCTGCCGGAGCTTTCCCCGGCGGTCTCGGCCGCCCTCTTCGAGCAGCGGGCGCGGGCCGCCCGGCCCGGTGTGGAACTGCCCGCCGACCAAGTGGCCGAGATCTGCCGCCATCTGGACGGGCTGCCGCTGGCCGTGGAGCTCGCCGCGGCCCGGGTACGGGTGCTCTCCGTGGGCGACATCTCGCACCGGCTCCGGGACCGTTTCGCCCTGCTGCGCGGGGGCGCCCGCGACGCGCCCGAGCGGCATCGCACGCTCCGGGCCGTGGTCGAGTGGAGCTGGAATCTGCTGGAGCCCGACGGCCGGGCGGCGCTGCGTGCGTTGTCGGTGTTCCCCGGGGGCTTCGCCGAGGACGCGGCGGAGCATCTGCTCGGTGACCGGGGCGACACGCTGGCCCTGCTGGAGCAGCTGGCCGATCAGTCCCTGATCAAGGTGGGTGAGGGCCCGTCCGGGGTGCGCTTCCACATGCTGGAGACGCTGAGGGAGTTCAGCGCCGCCCGCCGCGCCGAGGCCGGTGAGGAGGAGCCGGTGACCGAGCGGTTCCTCTCCTGGGCCCGGGACTTCGGGCGTGCCCACCACGACGTGCTGTTCAGCGGCGACCCGCTGTCCTCGATCGTCCGTATCCGGGCCGAGCAGGACAACTTCGTGCTGGCGCTGCGGTACGCGCTGGCCCGCGACGACGGGCCCACCGTCGCGGCGCTCACCGCCGTGCTGGCCTCCTTGTGGGCCACCGACACCCACTACGCCCGGCTCGCCGCCCTCGCCGCCGAGACCGGCGGACCGCTGTCGCACTTCCGCCCCGGCCCCGAGGACGTCGAGGCGGTCCGCAGCGCGGCTGCGGTGTGCACGGCCGGCCTCTTCATGGGCCGCGGCCCGCACGCCGTACGTCAGCTGGTCACGCTGCGCCGGCTGCCGTCCGCCCCGCCGGACACACTGCTGCGGGGACTGGCCGTGGTGCTGTGCGCCGTCCCGGAGACGCAACCGCCCCGGTACACGCGGCTGCGGGAACTGTGCGACGCCGACCAGCCCATGGTCGCGGGCGTCGCGGCGTGCCTCGCCAGCTATGTCTGGGAGTCCGAGCACCGGACGGAGCAGGCGCTGGAGTGCGCCCGCCGGGCGCTCGACGTGCTGGGGCCGCTCGGCAATCCGTCCATGATGCTGCTCGTTCATGGGCGGATCAGCGAGCTGTGTCTGCAGTCGGAGCGTGGTGCGGAGGCGTACCGGCATCTGCGGGCCGCGCGCGACGCGCTCGAGGAGTCCGGCGAGTGGTCGGACTCGATCGGCGTCCACTGGGGGCTGGTGTTCGCCTGTCTGCAGCGCGGCGAGGTCGACGAGGCGGAGTACTGGCTGGGGCTCACGGCCCTGGACCGGCAGCCGGAGTACTCCCGGCTCTTCGCCCCCGATCTGCCCGCCCGGGCGGAGATCGCACTGGCCCGGGGGCTGACCGAGACCGGGCTCGGGCTGTGGCGCCGGGCGGTCGAGCAGATGCGCGAGGACAGCCTGCCGCATGCCGGGGATCCGTTCCTGGATCCGTGGTTGCTGCAGTTGCAGGCGGCCGCGCTGACGGCGCACGCACAGCACGGCCGGCTGGAGCCGGTGGCGGGACTGGCCGGGCAGCTGCGGGAACGGCTGCTCGGGTCGGAGCGCGGCCCTTCGGGTGAGCGGGCCCCGGCGGAACTGCCGGTGTACGGCACGGCGTTGCTGGCGCTCGGATTCGCCGGGCTGGCCGGGGGCGACACGGCGGCCGTGCGGCTGATGGCGCTGGCGGAACGGATGCAGGTGCTCCGGGACTTCCCCACCCTGTCCTCGGCCCGTTGCCGGGAGGCAGCAGAGAAGGCCGACCGGGCGGCGTACACCGATGCGCGATCGGCGTACGCCGCCCTGGGACGGGAGGAGTTGTGGGCCGCGGCGCTGCGCGAACTCAACGCCGGGGCTCACGGGTGA
- a CDS encoding daunorubicin resistance protein DrrA family ABC transporter ATP-binding protein, producing MTETKHEPAIAATGLRKSYGDKTVLDDIDLTVPVGTIFSLLGPNGAGKTTVVDILSTLISADAGRARIAGHDLTAEAQAVRAAIGVTGQFSAVDGLITGEENMLLMADLHHLPRATGRRVTAELLERFDLVEAAKKPASTYSGGMKRRLDIAMTLVGDPRIIFLDEPTTGLDPRSRHTMWQIIRELVSGGTTVFLTTQYLEEADQLADRIAVLNGGRIVAQGSAEELKRLVPGGHVRLRFSDPVAHERAAIALSGSTRDDAALALQIPSDGSQRELRAILDRLDTADIEADELSVHTPDLDDVFFALTGDPVSSRSTASADRETVR from the coding sequence ATGACGGAGACGAAACACGAACCCGCGATCGCGGCCACCGGGCTGCGCAAGTCCTACGGGGACAAGACCGTCCTCGACGACATCGACCTCACCGTGCCCGTCGGCACGATCTTCTCCCTGCTCGGGCCGAACGGCGCCGGCAAGACCACGGTGGTCGACATCCTGTCCACCCTGATCTCCGCCGACGCCGGACGGGCGCGGATCGCCGGGCACGACCTCACCGCCGAGGCCCAGGCGGTACGCGCCGCCATCGGTGTCACCGGTCAGTTCTCCGCCGTGGACGGGCTGATCACCGGCGAGGAGAACATGCTGCTGATGGCCGACCTGCACCACCTCCCCCGGGCCACGGGCCGACGGGTGACCGCGGAGCTGCTGGAGCGCTTCGACCTGGTGGAGGCGGCGAAGAAGCCCGCCTCCACCTACTCCGGCGGCATGAAACGCCGCCTCGACATCGCCATGACCCTGGTCGGCGACCCGCGGATCATCTTCCTCGACGAGCCGACCACCGGACTCGACCCGCGCTCCCGCCACACCATGTGGCAGATCATCCGCGAGCTGGTGTCCGGGGGCACCACCGTCTTCCTCACCACCCAGTATTTGGAGGAGGCCGATCAGCTGGCCGACCGTATCGCGGTGCTCAACGGCGGCAGGATCGTCGCCCAGGGCAGTGCCGAGGAGCTCAAGCGGCTGGTCCCCGGGGGCCATGTGCGGCTGCGTTTCTCCGACCCGGTCGCCCATGAGCGGGCCGCCATCGCGCTGAGCGGGAGCACCCGCGACGACGCGGCGCTCGCCCTCCAGATCCCCAGCGACGGAAGCCAGCGTGAGCTGCGCGCCATCCTCGACCGGCTCGACACCGCCGACATCGAGGCCGACGAACTGTCCGTGCACACCCCGGATCTGGACGACGTGTTCTTCGCCCTGACCGGCGACCCCGTCTCCAGCCGGTCCACCGCTTCCGCCGACAGGGAGACCGTCCGATGA
- a CDS encoding ABC transporter permease, producing the protein MSLASHAFRDHLTMLRRTLLHARRYPSLTLNVLLTPVMLLLLFVYVFGNVMSAGIAGAPADRSEYVAYLVPGILLMTVGMISLGTAVSVATDMTEGIMARFRTMAISRASVLIGHVIGSVIQTLLALVLVLGIGLAIGFRPDATLTEWIAAAGLMALVSLALTWIAVGIGLVSPNPEGASNIGLPLTMLPLLSSAFVPVDAMPGWFRWFAEYQPFSPAIETLRGLLLGSGIGTTNAVLAVAWSLGLSLLGYLWCRAQFTREPRR; encoded by the coding sequence ATGAGCCTCGCCTCCCACGCCTTCCGCGACCACCTCACCATGCTGCGGCGCACCCTCCTGCACGCCCGCCGCTACCCCTCCCTCACCCTGAACGTCCTGCTCACCCCGGTCATGCTCCTGCTGCTGTTCGTCTATGTCTTCGGCAATGTGATGAGCGCCGGGATCGCCGGCGCTCCCGCGGACCGGTCCGAGTACGTCGCCTACCTCGTCCCCGGCATCCTTCTCATGACCGTGGGCATGATCTCGCTGGGCACCGCGGTGTCCGTGGCCACCGACATGACCGAGGGCATCATGGCCCGGTTCCGCACCATGGCGATCTCCCGCGCCTCCGTGCTGATCGGCCATGTGATCGGCAGCGTGATCCAGACGCTGCTGGCTCTGGTGCTCGTGCTGGGCATCGGACTGGCCATCGGCTTCAGGCCCGACGCGACATTGACGGAGTGGATCGCGGCGGCCGGGCTGATGGCGCTGGTCAGCCTCGCGCTGACCTGGATCGCGGTCGGTATCGGCCTGGTGAGCCCCAACCCCGAGGGGGCCAGCAACATCGGGCTGCCGCTGACCATGCTGCCGCTTCTGTCCAGCGCGTTCGTGCCGGTGGACGCCATGCCGGGCTGGTTCCGCTGGTTCGCCGAGTACCAGCCGTTCTCGCCCGCCATCGAAACCCTGCGCGGGCTGCTGCTGGGCAGCGGGATCGGCACCACGAACGCGGTGCTCGCCGTCGCCTGGTCGCTGGGGCTGAGCCTGCTGGGTTATCTGTGGTGCAGGGCGCAGTTCACCCGTGAGCCCCGGCGTTGA
- a CDS encoding sensor histidine kinase, with the protein MPATASEPVGRVPRRIRWTVRLRLTALYGALFLVSSAALLLITYLLVANSGTPRLFVSTRSGSSLLFQAVDSELLHQVMGRRALEQREAMLRQLLTQSAVALGLMSTVSVGLGWLMAGRALRPVRMMTDKARHISARNLHARLAVAGPDDELKDLGDTIDDLLGRLDTAFAAQKRFAANASHELRTPLTLQRAMIEVALADPAADAHSLRRVCERVLAAGEHQERLIEALLMLARSERGLDRHEPFDLARVVGAVLRDRGPQETGVEPALAPAPAAGDPRLMERLVANLVDNALRYNVPGGWVRVVTGTAHGRAFLRVVNSGPTIPPDRIGTLFQPFQRLASRTGSPDGHGLGLSIVSAVAAVHDADLTAEPGPRGGLSITVALPCAGG; encoded by the coding sequence ATGCCGGCTACCGCATCTGAGCCGGTGGGCCGGGTGCCCCGCCGCATTCGCTGGACGGTCCGGCTCCGGCTGACCGCGCTCTACGGCGCACTGTTCCTGGTCTCCTCGGCGGCGCTGCTGCTCATCACCTATCTCCTGGTCGCGAACAGCGGCACCCCCCGGTTGTTCGTCTCCACCAGAAGCGGATCGAGCCTGCTGTTCCAGGCGGTCGACTCCGAGCTGCTGCACCAGGTGATGGGCCGGCGCGCCCTGGAGCAGCGTGAGGCGATGCTGCGGCAGCTGCTCACCCAGTCGGCCGTCGCCCTCGGGCTGATGTCGACGGTCTCGGTGGGCCTGGGCTGGCTGATGGCCGGGCGGGCGCTGCGTCCGGTGCGGATGATGACCGACAAGGCCAGGCACATCTCCGCGCGCAATCTCCACGCACGTCTCGCCGTCGCGGGTCCGGACGACGAGCTGAAGGACCTCGGCGACACCATCGACGACCTGCTGGGCCGCCTGGACACCGCGTTCGCCGCGCAGAAGCGCTTCGCCGCCAACGCCTCCCACGAGCTGCGCACCCCGCTCACCCTGCAGCGGGCGATGATCGAGGTCGCGCTGGCCGACCCCGCGGCGGACGCTCACTCGCTGCGCCGGGTGTGCGAACGGGTCCTGGCCGCCGGGGAACACCAGGAACGGCTCATCGAGGCGCTGCTGATGCTCGCCCGCAGCGAGCGGGGTCTGGACCGGCACGAGCCCTTCGACCTCGCCCGGGTCGTCGGGGCGGTGCTGCGGGACCGCGGCCCCCAGGAGACCGGCGTGGAGCCGGCGCTCGCACCGGCGCCCGCCGCGGGTGACCCCCGGCTGATGGAGCGCCTGGTCGCCAATCTGGTCGACAACGCCCTGCGGTACAACGTGCCCGGCGGCTGGGTGCGGGTGGTCACCGGGACCGCGCACGGGCGAGCGTTCCTGCGGGTGGTCAACAGCGGGCCGACGATACCGCCGGACCGTATCGGCACGCTGTTCCAGCCCTTCCAGCGCCTTGCGTCCCGGACCGGGAGTCCGGACGGACACGGCCTCGGGCTGTCCATCGTCTCGGCCGTCGCCGCCGTCCACGACGCGGACCTGACCGCCGAACCGGGTCCCCGGGGAGGGCTGAGCATCACGGTGGCGCTGCCCTGCGCCGGAGGCTGA
- a CDS encoding TetR/AcrR family transcriptional regulator, with the protein MTVGAQPPRRRDARRNRELLVAAAHEVFTEQGLEAPLDVIARRAGVGNATLYRHFPTRVALVDAVFRDPLTDTIAVGEQARTALDAWQGLSGYLEAVFSVLAADRGTNDLMTTRLQGIDALDDVHAHNRRTVEVLLDRGREEGTVRADVTTEDVLFALAALGRAVPALTAATTPDAWRRPLALFLDGLRVSPVAPPLPARALTPAQLGDVLRELGPHRAPRDRATDGSAPAPVTREG; encoded by the coding sequence ATGACCGTCGGCGCGCAGCCTCCACGGCGACGCGACGCACGCCGCAACCGGGAGCTTCTTGTCGCGGCGGCCCACGAGGTGTTCACCGAGCAGGGTCTCGAAGCGCCCCTGGATGTGATCGCCCGACGGGCGGGCGTGGGGAACGCGACGCTCTACCGGCATTTCCCCACCCGCGTCGCTCTCGTCGACGCCGTCTTCCGTGATCCGCTGACCGACACGATCGCCGTCGGCGAGCAGGCCCGGACCGCCCTCGACGCGTGGCAGGGGCTCAGCGGCTACCTCGAGGCCGTCTTCAGCGTGCTGGCCGCCGACCGCGGCACCAACGACCTGATGACCACGCGTCTCCAGGGCATCGACGCGCTGGACGACGTCCACGCCCACAACCGTCGCACGGTGGAGGTCCTGCTGGACCGCGGCCGCGAGGAGGGCACCGTCCGTGCCGATGTCACCACCGAGGACGTCCTGTTCGCCCTTGCCGCGCTCGGCCGTGCCGTTCCGGCGCTGACCGCCGCGACCACGCCCGACGCCTGGCGCCGACCGCTCGCCCTGTTCCTCGACGGCCTGCGTGTCTCCCCCGTCGCCCCGCCGTTGCCCGCCCGCGCCCTCACCCCCGCCCAACTCGGCGACGTGCTCCGGGAACTGGGCCCCCACCGGGCGCCCCGCGACCGTGCCACGGACGGCTCCGCACCCGCACCGGTGACCCGGGAGGGCTGA
- a CDS encoding patatin-like phospholipase family protein: MGGTALVLGGGGPVGGAWMTGVLAGLADAGIDLDRADMVIGTSAGAIFGSRLAAGESPRELYERQLAGEDRVDLRVTTALTLRFLWAALGSRDPGRSARRLGRAALGARTGPEAEVFDTVRTLLRGARDWPGRPLVITAVDALTGEAEAFDANSPLTLLEAVAASCAVPLVWPPVTAAGRRWIDGGVRSTTPLRPARGHRRVLAVSPIPSAVGPHPDARHQAAELTAEGVAVTLLCPDPAARRAMGRDMTADARRPAAARAGHLQATAAADAVAEVLRG, from the coding sequence ATGGGCGGAACGGCACTGGTACTCGGCGGCGGTGGGCCGGTCGGCGGCGCATGGATGACCGGAGTGCTGGCCGGTCTTGCGGACGCGGGCATCGACCTCGACCGGGCCGACATGGTCATCGGCACCTCGGCGGGCGCGATATTCGGCTCCCGGCTCGCGGCCGGAGAGTCACCCCGTGAGCTGTACGAGCGTCAGCTCGCGGGCGAGGACCGTGTGGATCTGCGCGTCACCACGGCCCTGACGCTCCGCTTCCTGTGGGCGGCGCTCGGCTCCCGTGACCCGGGGCGCTCCGCGCGGCGCCTGGGCCGGGCCGCCCTCGGCGCGCGCACCGGACCCGAGGCCGAGGTGTTCGACACCGTACGAACCCTGCTGCGCGGAGCACGGGACTGGCCCGGGCGTCCGCTGGTGATCACCGCGGTCGACGCCCTGACCGGAGAGGCGGAGGCGTTCGACGCGAACTCGCCGCTCACCCTGCTCGAAGCGGTCGCCGCCAGTTGTGCGGTACCGCTGGTGTGGCCACCGGTCACGGCAGCGGGGCGCCGGTGGATCGACGGCGGAGTCCGCTCGACCACCCCGCTCCGACCGGCCCGCGGCCATCGGCGTGTCCTCGCCGTCTCACCGATTCCGTCCGCCGTCGGGCCGCATCCCGACGCGCGGCACCAGGCTGCCGAGCTCACCGCCGAAGGGGTCGCCGTCACCCTGCTGTGCCCGGACCCCGCCGCCCGCAGGGCCATGGGGCGCGACATGACCGCCGACGCCCGCCGACCGGCCGCCGCACGGGCCGGTCACCTCCAGGCCACGGCCGCCGCGGACGCCGTGGCCGAGGTGCTGCGCGGCTAG
- a CDS encoding Dps family protein has product MTASPGGSRRSETGVTRFTASPQLARALQQILVDLVELHLQGKQAHWNVVGHNFRDLHLQLDEIVDDARESADVIAERMRALDKWPDGRSDTVTASTTLPPFPEGELSVSAVVDLVTTRLYATVDTVRTHHDQVDGEDPSTADLLHGIIVTLEKHAWMVGAENRTP; this is encoded by the coding sequence ATGACCGCTTCCCCCGGAGGCTCCCGGCGTTCGGAGACCGGTGTCACCCGGTTCACGGCCTCGCCGCAGCTCGCCCGAGCGTTGCAGCAGATCCTGGTGGATCTTGTGGAACTGCATCTCCAGGGGAAACAGGCCCACTGGAACGTGGTCGGCCACAACTTCCGTGATCTGCACCTGCAGCTCGACGAGATCGTCGACGACGCCCGGGAGTCGGCCGATGTCATCGCCGAACGGATGCGCGCACTCGACAAATGGCCGGACGGCCGGTCCGACACCGTGACGGCGAGCACCACACTGCCCCCGTTCCCGGAAGGGGAGCTGAGCGTGAGTGCCGTCGTCGACCTCGTCACCACCCGGCTGTACGCCACCGTCGACACCGTGCGCACCCACCACGACCAGGTCGACGGCGAGGACCCCTCCACCGCCGACCTGCTGCACGGGATCATCGTCACCCTGGAGAAGCACGCCTGGATGGTCGGCGCGGAGAACCGCACCCCCTGA
- a CDS encoding response regulator transcription factor: MRVLIAEDHMELAETVAMGLRQDGMAVDLALDGREAVYLATLHDYDVVVLDRDLPVLHGDEVCRTLVEEGGRARILMLTASGTVEDRVDGLGLGADDYLTKPFAFAELIARVRALARRTQPALPPVLTHGDLILDSARRTARRDGRRLELSPKEFAVLELLLAARSSVVSAEELLERAWDQAADPFTNTVKVTISRLRRKLGDPPVIETVPHAGYRI, translated from the coding sequence GGCTGCGGCAGGACGGAATGGCCGTCGACCTCGCCCTCGACGGCCGGGAGGCCGTCTATCTGGCGACGCTCCACGACTACGACGTCGTCGTCCTCGACCGCGACCTGCCCGTCCTGCACGGCGACGAGGTGTGCCGGACGCTGGTCGAGGAGGGCGGCCGCGCCCGCATTCTGATGCTCACCGCCTCGGGCACCGTCGAGGACCGCGTCGACGGCCTCGGCCTCGGCGCGGACGACTACCTCACCAAGCCCTTCGCCTTCGCCGAACTGATCGCCCGGGTGCGCGCCCTGGCCCGGCGGACCCAGCCCGCGCTGCCCCCGGTGCTCACCCATGGCGACCTCATCCTCGACTCGGCCCGGCGCACGGCGCGGCGCGACGGCCGACGGCTCGAGCTGTCCCCGAAGGAGTTCGCCGTACTGGAGCTGCTGCTGGCCGCCCGCAGCAGTGTGGTGTCCGCGGAGGAGCTTCTCGAGCGCGCCTGGGACCAGGCGGCCGATCCCTTCACCAACACGGTCAAGGTCACGATCAGCCGGCTGCGCCGCAAGCTGGGCGACCCGCCGGTGATCGAGACGGTGCCCCATGCCGGCTACCGCATCTGA